The Phoenix dactylifera cultivar Barhee BC4 chromosome 17, palm_55x_up_171113_PBpolish2nd_filt_p, whole genome shotgun sequence genome contains a region encoding:
- the LOC103701157 gene encoding pentatricopeptide repeat-containing protein At2g17670 yields MGKLPPSMRSAKLPLAFLKPHPSPSPSPSPPPPKPYRPSLLKNPLKKKKKHSTQTPSPLASPSPPPIFQSPALSDAVATFDSLSAATAEAGASLDPATLLRSFCDAGASPSDALCLFRHISSHLPPDRPCFHVLLGHSCLQPAVGDNDDHLTPVFNVLDLMSSSGFPPDAASADLAVRALCSAGRLDDACALLRRLSSFSSPAAVPPDVFTYNFLIRRLARSRPISSVYAFIDELRRSSGIRPDLVTYTILIDAVCRGRNLREATRLLGVLADAGFKPDCYLYNTIMKGYCIVDQCGEVMEVYNKMKDEGVEPDLVTYNSLIYGLSKAGMVDQAKRFLNVMANTGHFPDTVTYTSLMNGMCRKGDALGALRLLGEMEEKGCSPNECTYNTLLMGLCKAKCLEKGMELYGVMKAGGMKLENAAYATFVRALCRANKIAEAYEVFGYALESKSLTDVSAYMALESSLKFLKKAKA; encoded by the coding sequence ATGGGCAAGCTCCCTCCCTCCATGCGCTCCGCCAAGCTCCCCCTCGCCTTCCTCAAACCTCACCCTTCTCCCTCCCCAtccccctctccccctcctcccAAACCCTACCGCCCTTCCCTCCTCAAAAACCccctcaagaagaagaagaaacactcCACCCAAACCCCTTCTCCCCTCGCCTCCCCATCGCCTCCCCCCATCTTCCAATCCCCCGCCCTCTCCGACGCCGTCGCCACCTTCGACTCCCTCTCCGCCGCCACTGCCGAGGCTGGCGCCTCCCTTGACCCCGCAACCCTCCTCCGCTCCTTCTGCGATGCCGGCGCCTCCCCCTCCGATGCACTCTGCCTCTTCCGCCACATCTCCTCCCACCTCCCCCCCGACCGCCCCTGCTTCCACGTCCTCCTCGGTCACTCGTGCCTCCAACCCGCTGTCGGCGACAACGACGACCACCTCACCCCCGTCTTCAACGTGCTCGACCTAATGTCCTCCTCTGGCTTCCCCCCAGATGCCGCCTCCGCCGACCTCGCCGTCCGCGCCCTCTGCTCCGCCGGCCGCCTCGACGACGCCTGcgccctcctccgccgcctctcctccttttcctccccCGCCGCCGTCCCCCCCGACGTCTTCACCTACAACTTCCTTATCCGCCGCCTTGCCCGTTCCCGCCCCATCTCCTCCGTCTACGCCTTCATTGACGAACTCCGCCGCTCCTCCGGTATCCGACCCGACCTCGTCACCTACACCATCCTCATCGACGCCGTCTGCCGCGGGCGCAACCTCCGTGAGGCCACTCGCCTCCTCGGCGTGCTCGCCGATGCCGGCTTCAAGCCTGATTGCTACCTCTATAACACTATCATGAAGGGTTACTGCATAGTGGATCAGTGCGGCGAGGTGATGGAGGTCTACAACAAGATGAAGGATGAGGGAGTCGAGCCTGATCTCGTCACCTATAACAGCCTCATATATGGGCTCTCTAAGGCCGGGATGGTCGACCAGGCAAAAAGGTTCCTCAATGTGATGGCAAACACGGGTCATTTCCCTGATACGGTGACCTACACGTCCCTAATGAATGGGATGTGCAGGAAAGGCGATGCCTTGGGGGCGCTCAGGCTAttgggagagatggaggagaaGGGGTGCAGTCCAAATGAGTGCACATACAACACACTGCTAATGGGGCTGTGCAAGGCCAAGTGTTTGGAGAAGGGGATGGAGTTGTATGGAGTGATGAAGGCTGGAGGTATGAAGCTGGAGAATGCAGCTTATGCCACATTTGTGAGGGCGCTGTGTCGGGCGAATAAGATTGCAGAGGCATATGAGGTGTTTGGTTATGCGTTGGAGAGCAAGAGCTTGACTGATGTATCGGCTTACATGGCATTGGAGAGCTCGCTGAAGTTCCTGAAGAAGGCGAAAGCATAA